From the Lactuca sativa cultivar Salinas chromosome 9, Lsat_Salinas_v11, whole genome shotgun sequence genome, the window GCGTATTTTTAAAATTCTATTGAAAATTGTTATGTACTTGAATGACATTGCTATAATCCGGTAGATTTcagaagtacaatgttgtaataggacgaagtgaaagtaggatgctacaaAAACAAGATATGAAAGTGCGTTgcaatttcttgcatttaaccctaaCCCATTTTGCAACCACTAATGATAACATCAACAGCAAATTAATCCCCAATCATGGAATTCCATAATTGATGGAGTGAAAACTTACATATGAACAGGTCCAGCATTATttgttcctcctcctcctccacgaGCTCTTCCACCAGCTGCTGATTCTCCAGACATTCCACCAGGTCCAAGCGGTAGTAAGACCCGTAAATTTTTATACAAATCAAAATGAATCCAAAAAGATTCTTAAAAACTCGGCTATTTTCAGGTTCCGTGACATCATCGTTGGCCCCATCACCATCTGATACGACTTCAGACGACTTAGACGCGCGTGACCTGCCCGGGGCACCGCCCGCATCAGCACCAGCTGCCCGGAAAGGTCAAACAGTTGGTTCGGGCATCAGACCCGTGCTTACACCTGCAGCATCCTCTTCAAATCCTCCATTAATGGTTTCTCAGCCTGTTCTCTTGCTAACAGTAGCAGCAATCGCAGTGACTAATTTCCGTGAAGTCTTTATCTTCCGTTTCATTCTCTAATGTCCTAAATATGTCATTTGGTGTATTTCGGGTAGCAAAAAAAGTACACATAGTGGAATATAAAAGAAAACCGTGTTTATACTTTGTGGATATAATGGAAATCGAAGCATAAGTATCATGTTTGCTGTGATTGAATGGGTACATCACTGATGTATGTCCGGATAAAGTGATGCGTCTATTTCTTTTCTAGAAGAAACAACCCGTCTGAATGAGActaaacgaccattttacccttacattctaACAAACAATTTCGACAATGCTCGTCAACTTTAACGTGAAGAACAAGGGGAAATGGGTAAAGGGTTGGTGTCTTTATAGATCAAGCCAACGTTTTTGGTTTAACCCATTTGGTCATTCTCTCtggattaagtcaaaaagaaacagccATGTATATAACTATCCAAATTAAGAGCTTAACACATTAAGCTCATT encodes:
- the LOC111886423 gene encoding non-specific lipid transfer protein GPI-anchored 16 isoform X2, with the protein product MERVTCLLAITLALSVITVNSQISTPCSVSMLATFSPCVNFITGSSANGGSPTAGCCSAVESLMTTSSECMCLIVTGNVPVTLPSAINQALAITLPRVCNSKSVPLQCKSTGVPLPPAGPALFVPPPPPRALPPAADSPDIPPGPSGSVTSSLAPSPSDTTSDDLDARDLPGAPPASAPAARKGQTVGSGIRPVLTPAASSSNPPLMVSQPVLLLTVAAIAVTNFREVFIFRFIL
- the LOC111886423 gene encoding non-specific lipid transfer protein GPI-anchored 16 isoform X1; translated protein: MERVTCLLAITLALSVITVNSQISTPCSVSMLATFSPCVNFITGSSANGGSPTAGCCSAVESLMTTSSECMCLIVTGNVPVTLPSAINQALAITLPRVCNSKSVPLQCKSTGVPLPPAGPALFVPPPPPRALPPAADSPDIPPGPSGSSVTSSLAPSPSDTTSDDLDARDLPGAPPASAPAARKGQTVGSGIRPVLTPAASSSNPPLMVSQPVLLLTVAAIAVTNFREVFIFRFIL